CGCCCGAGTTCAGCGGTGGGCAGCGTCGGCTCACCTAACAGCAAGTCGAAGATGACAGCACCGGGAACGATGGGCACGAGGATATCTGGACGAGTTGGAGTGACCTCAAAGCCAATGCCGCGGTCACGCAGTTCGCGCATAACTCCGTCGGCAGCTGCAAGGCCGTATGCGGAGCCGCCAGCCAAAACGACAGCGTGGGCGCGTTCGACGGTATTCTCCGGTGCGAGCAGGTCGGTCTCGCGAGTGCCAGGACCGCCACCGCGGACATCGACAGCGCCGACAGCACCGCCTGGAGCGGCGATGACGGTGACTCCGGTATCCCCCTCAGCAGCATGGCCGATGGAGATGCCGTCGATGGAGTCGAGACATCCTGCGCCAATGTCGATGCTCGTGCCCAACGCAGCACTGCTGGCTTGGTGTCGAATGTCGGTGGGGCTGATTGCGAAAATCTCAGAATTCATTGTCGCCTACGGCACCTTTCACCACAGTTCATGGCAGTTAGCCTCAGTTGATTACTGCATCTTTCGGGGTTTTGCTCGGATTCGTTACTCACTCATAAGCTGATCCAGCAGTGACTCTTGGTTGTAGGACAGCCACTGGTACATCGCGTCGGTCTGCTCAATCTGCTCGATGGAGCCATTGAGGTTCTCCATGGAAACGTGCAGGTAAATACGTAGGTCATTGATTCCTGCAACCCAGGCATGGGCATCGCTTTCCGAAATGGATACCTGCCCCGACTCGGCGGGCTCCAGTGCGTCGATAATCGCACGCAGGGAATGGAGCTTGCTCTCTACAATCTCCGACTCATGCAGCTGGCGCATGAGGGCGTTTTCCCCCTCCACGCTCTCCTCACCCGGCTTGGTGAAGTCCGGCAACAGTCGCGCAAGCTTAGGATCGGCTGGGGCCTCGGAGTGTCCGACGGGCATTCCCGTCATTTCCGCGAGCTCATCCTTCGGCGCCGACCGGGCTCGCTCCATCAGCGAGTCCGCCACAGTAGCAGCCAGATTCAGCAGCAAATCCCGCTCCGTGCCTTCAAAAGCCGTGACGTACTTGATGCCACCGCCGAGAAGGGATCGCTTGCGCTTCCAAGGACGCATGTAAATTCTCTCCCGCTGTCGAATATCGGCTTAGTCAGCCTGCTCCATTGTTGCCCACAAGCCCGCCTTGTGGAGCTTCTTCACATCGGCCTCTACCTTGTCACGCTCACCGGAAGACACGATTGCCTTACCCTCCGTGTGAACCGTCATCATCAGCGCGTGCGCCTTCTTTCGGTCCATGCCGAAGAGCATCTGGAACACGTAGGTGACATAACTCATCGAATTAACCTGGTCATCCCACACAATGCACTGCCAGGGTCGGTTCGATTCCGTCACGACATCGGCATCCATAGTGGGCATCGGTGTTGCTGCTGGCATGCTCATAGGCACCAGGATAGTACGGAGTGGCGCGCGCTCGCCGGAACCGACTGCCCCGGCCAGCTTCAGCCGACTAGACTATTGACCGTGATTGATAAGCATTCCTCCACCGCCCTTCTCACCGATAAGTACGAACTGACGATGCTGCAGGCATCGCTTGCCGACGGATCCGGCGAGCGCCAGGTCGCCTTCGAGGTGTTTGGCCGTCGTCTGCCGAATGAGCGCCGCTATGGCGTTGTCGCTGGGACAGCGCGTGTATTGGATGCTATCCGCAACTTCCGCTTCACCGAGGAACAGCTGGCTTCGCTGGACTTCCTCGACGACCGGACGCTAGATTACCTGCGTAACTATTCCTTCAGCGGCCAAGTCGACGGCTACCGCGAAGGAGAGCTCTACTTCCCCGCCTCGCCCATTTTGACTGTGCGGGGCACTTTCGCCGAGTGTGTCATTTTGGAGACTGTTATTCTCTCCATTCTCAATGCGGACTCCGCCATTGCCTCGGCAGCGACCCGAATGGTCACGGCTGCCGGTGGGCGCCCGATTATTGAAATGGGTTCGCGTCGTACTCATGAAGAAGCAGCTGTGACCGCTGCCCGCGCCGCCTACCTGGCAGGTTTTAGCGCCACCTCCAACTTGGAGGCAGCGGCACGGTACAACATCCCAGCCTCCGGTACCGCTGCGCACGCGTGGACTCTGTTACACACCAACCCAGATGGCACGACAAACGAGACTGCAGCCTTCAAAGCTCAGATTGACACGCTGGGGACCGACACCACTTTGTTGGTGGATACCTACGACATCACCGAGGGCGTCAATACGGCCATTGAGGTCGCGGGGCCGGAACTCGGCGGTGTACGTATTGACTCCGGTGACCTCGGAGTTCTCGCTCGCCAGGTGCGTCAGCAGCTGGACTCGCTGGGCGCACACAACACCAACATCGTAGTGTCCTCTGACCTCGACGAGTTCGCCATTGCGGCGCTGAGGGCCGAGCCGGTCGATGTCTACGGCGTGGGCACCTCTGTAGTCACTGGCTCCGGCGCACCGACTGCGGGACTGGTCTACAAGATGGTCGAAGTTGATGGGGTGCCCGTCGCCAAGCGCTCGTTGGACAAGCGAAGCCACGGTGGCGTGAAGGCGGCGATTCGTACCTGCCGCCGTTCCGGTACCGCCGTGGAGGAAATCGCTTTCCCGCTCGGCTCGGAAATCCCGGATGTGGGCAACCTGCACTACCGCGATCTAACCATTCCGATGATGCGCGATGGCGAGGTCGTCGATGGCCTACCGACCTTGGAAGAGTCCCGCGATCACTTGGTTAAGGCGCTGGTCAGCCTCCCGTGGGAGGGGCTCGCACTTTCCCGTGACGAGCCGGTACTGTCCGTCCGTTTTCACGGCGTTTAGGCGGCGGGGGAACTGTGTCGGATACTCCCGAGCACGCAGATTTTGCAGAGCTATCGGACGGCTTTGAGGACTTTGACGATGTTGACGATGCTGACGAGCTAGCTTCGCCGAGAGCCAGCGTCCATGACTCGGACAGCATCGAAGCTCTTCTCGATGCAGCAGTGAAGGGACTCGGCGGAACAACTCGCCCGAATCAGGTCAAAATGTCCCGGTCGGTGGCCTCCGCCTTTGCGCGCGAGCGACACCTAGCGGTACAAGCCGGTACCGGTACTGGTAAGTCACTGGCCTACCTGGTGCCCGCCATTGTGCAAGCAATGGAGTCCGACGAGTCGGTAATCGTTTCCACGGCGACCATTGCGCTGCAACGCCAGCTGGTCGAACGCGACTTGCCGCGGCTAGTCAGTTCGCTAGAGCCACACTTGTCCCGCACGCCAACCTTCGCAATCCTCAAAGGCCGCTCAAACTACCTGTGCAAGTCCAAGGTCGGAAATGTCATCAAAGATCCCGTCATCGACGGTGATGAATCCGAGCCGACCGGTATGGGCGGCCCAACTGCTCTACTCAGCGAAGCGCAGCTCAGCCGAACCGCTGCCGAGGTCATGCGGCTACGCGAGTGGGCCAATGACACCGACACCGGCGACCGCGACAGCCTGGACAAGGGCGTCTCCAACGAAGCCTGGCGGCAGGTCTCCGTCACGGCCCGCGAATGCGTCGGCGCCATTTCCTGCCCTTTCGGCGAGGAGTGTTTCGCCGAACAAGCCCGCCGCGAGGCCTCCAACGTCGACATCGTTGTCACCAACCACGCCCTGTTGGCCATCGATGCGCTCTCCGACGCCATGATCTTGCCGCAGCACGACTGCGTCGTCATTGATGAGGCTCACGAGCTCGACGGCCGAATCACCTCCGTTGCCACCGACGAGCTCTCCCCTGCCGGTATCACCATGATGGCCCGGCGCGCCCGCAAATTCGGCGCCGCAGAGCAGGTCGATGATGTCACCGATGCCACGGATCTACTCGGCGAGACCGTCGCATTGCTTGCCGACGCCTACAGCGGCGCACTCGAAGAAATTCCCGGTGAGCTGGGAGCGGCACTAGCTTCGCTCCGCGATAGCCTGTGGCAACTGCAAACCACGCTGGGCACCTCTGGCTCAGGCAACTCTGGCGGGTCGGGCTCCGGGGGTTCGGGTTCCGACTCTGACAGCACGGAGCGCCAGACCGTGCGCGCAGCCGTGGAGAATATGCACGATACTGTCGTCCGGATTCTCGAGTTCAGCAGCGACGATGTCGTATGGCTTGGCGAGAACAAGACAGTTTATGTCGCTCCCCTGTCCATCGCAGCACTACTTCGCGAACGCCTCTTCGGCGAATCCACCGTCGTTTTGACCTCAGCAACACTTGCTCTTGGCGGCAAGTTCGATGCTATGGCCGCTGCCTGGGGGCTTCCCTCCGGCGGGTGGGATGGCTTGGACGTCGGCACGCCCTTTGACCCGCAGAAATCTGGCATCCTCTACGTCGCACGCGACCTGCCTCGTCCTGGACGCGACGGCGCCACGCCAAAGCAGTTCGCGATCATGGAACGCCTCATCCGCGCCGCTGGTGGGCGAACGCTGGGGCTGTTTTCTTCTCGCCGAGGCGCCGAGGCAGCGGCGGAGGAAATGCGCAAGCGCCTGCCTTACGACGTCCTGTGCCAAGGCGATGACTCTATCGGCGCTCTGGTTGATCGCTTCGCAGCTAATCCACAGACATGTTTGTTTGGCACGCTGACGCTGTGGCAAGGCGTCGATGTTCCTGGCCCATCGCTATCGTGTGTCATCATCGATCGTATCCCGTTCCCCCGACCCGACGACCCGCTACTGTCCGCGCGCTCCGATGCGGCTAATGCCGCTGGCCGAAACGGTTTTATGGAGGTTTCAGCGACACATGCAGCGCTACTGATGGCGCAAGGTTCTGGTCGTCTGCTACGTCAAGTCGATGACCGCGGTGTCGTCGCGGTACTGGATTCACGGTTGGCGACGGCGCGCTATGGATCCTGGATTGCCGCATCGATGCCTGACTTCTGGCGGACGACTGACCTCAATGTCGCTGCTGGTGCACTGACTAGGCTGACGCGGGACAGCTAGCTAGGTAGTCATTTCACATAAGAAATGACATTTTTCCCAAAATCTGCACGAACTGTCAGCACACCTACTACTGTGATGTGAAACACAACGAAGCTAACACGGTGATCCTTGTTCAAGGAATTCATCTGAAGCCTGACGCACGTGCAGAAAGGTTGTTTTCCCCTATGCCGCTGACTAGCAGTCTTCCCAACATCGATATTCCGGAGACCTCTCTATTCGATTTTCTGTTTGGCGAAATCGAGCCTCGGCACAAGGATAAACTCGCAGTAGTTGACTCCGGCTCAGAGGTAACTTTCGGGGATTTGAAGGCCAGCATTGAGGCCTTCGCGGGCGCTCTTGCTGCACGTGGAATTAAAAAGGGCGATGTTGTTGCCCTGCACTGCCCTAACTCCACCACCTTCGCAGTCGCTCTGCACGGTGTTCTTCGCGCAGGTGCAATCTGCACGACTGTTGCCTC
The nucleotide sequence above comes from Corynebacterium amycolatum. Encoded proteins:
- the clpS gene encoding ATP-dependent Clp protease adapter ClpS, whose amino-acid sequence is MSMPAATPMPTMDADVVTESNRPWQCIVWDDQVNSMSYVTYVFQMLFGMDRKKAHALMMTVHTEGKAIVSSGERDKVEADVKKLHKAGLWATMEQAD
- a CDS encoding ATP-dependent DNA helicase, whose translation is MEALLDAAVKGLGGTTRPNQVKMSRSVASAFARERHLAVQAGTGTGKSLAYLVPAIVQAMESDESVIVSTATIALQRQLVERDLPRLVSSLEPHLSRTPTFAILKGRSNYLCKSKVGNVIKDPVIDGDESEPTGMGGPTALLSEAQLSRTAAEVMRLREWANDTDTGDRDSLDKGVSNEAWRQVSVTARECVGAISCPFGEECFAEQARREASNVDIVVTNHALLAIDALSDAMILPQHDCVVIDEAHELDGRITSVATDELSPAGITMMARRARKFGAAEQVDDVTDATDLLGETVALLADAYSGALEEIPGELGAALASLRDSLWQLQTTLGTSGSGNSGGSGSGGSGSDSDSTERQTVRAAVENMHDTVVRILEFSSDDVVWLGENKTVYVAPLSIAALLRERLFGESTVVLTSATLALGGKFDAMAAAWGLPSGGWDGLDVGTPFDPQKSGILYVARDLPRPGRDGATPKQFAIMERLIRAAGGRTLGLFSSRRGAEAAAEEMRKRLPYDVLCQGDDSIGALVDRFAANPQTCLFGTLTLWQGVDVPGPSLSCVIIDRIPFPRPDDPLLSARSDAANAAGRNGFMEVSATHAALLMAQGSGRLLRQVDDRGVVAVLDSRLATARYGSWIAASMPDFWRTTDLNVAAGALTRLTRDS
- a CDS encoding DUF2017 domain-containing protein, producing the protein MRPWKRKRSLLGGGIKYVTAFEGTERDLLLNLAATVADSLMERARSAPKDELAEMTGMPVGHSEAPADPKLARLLPDFTKPGEESVEGENALMRQLHESEIVESKLHSLRAIIDALEPAESGQVSISESDAHAWVAGINDLRIYLHVSMENLNGSIEQIEQTDAMYQWLSYNQESLLDQLMSE
- a CDS encoding nicotinate phosphoribosyltransferase, encoding MLQASLADGSGERQVAFEVFGRRLPNERRYGVVAGTARVLDAIRNFRFTEEQLASLDFLDDRTLDYLRNYSFSGQVDGYREGELYFPASPILTVRGTFAECVILETVILSILNADSAIASAATRMVTAAGGRPIIEMGSRRTHEEAAVTAARAAYLAGFSATSNLEAAARYNIPASGTAAHAWTLLHTNPDGTTNETAAFKAQIDTLGTDTTLLVDTYDITEGVNTAIEVAGPELGGVRIDSGDLGVLARQVRQQLDSLGAHNTNIVVSSDLDEFAIAALRAEPVDVYGVGTSVVTGSGAPTAGLVYKMVEVDGVPVAKRSLDKRSHGGVKAAIRTCRRSGTAVEEIAFPLGSEIPDVGNLHYRDLTIPMMRDGEVVDGLPTLEESRDHLVKALVSLPWEGLALSRDEPVLSVRFHGV